The following proteins come from a genomic window of Flavobacterium crocinum:
- a CDS encoding rod shape-determining protein has translation MGFFDFMTEDIAIDLGTANTLIIHNDKVVIDSPSIVARDRVSGKIIAVGKEANMMQGKTHENIKTIRPLKDGVIADFDASEKMINMFIKSIPALKKRMFTPALRMVVCIPSGITEVEMRAVKESCERVNGKEVYLIHEPMAAAIGIGIDIMQPKGNMIVDIGGGTTEIAVIALGGIVCDKSVKIAGDVFTNDIVYYMRTQHNLFVGESTAEKIKIQIGAAIEDLDGPPEDMSVQGRDLLTGKPKQVDVSYREIAKALDKSIQRIEDAVMETLSQTPPELAADIYNTGIYLAGGGSMLRGLDKRISQKTDLPVYIAEDPLRAVVRGTGMALKNIAKFKSILIK, from the coding sequence ATGGGATTTTTTGATTTCATGACCGAGGATATTGCAATAGACCTTGGTACCGCAAACACTTTAATCATTCATAATGATAAAGTTGTTATTGACAGCCCCTCTATCGTAGCACGCGACAGAGTTTCAGGCAAAATCATCGCTGTTGGTAAAGAAGCCAACATGATGCAAGGTAAAACACATGAAAATATCAAGACCATAAGGCCTTTGAAAGATGGTGTAATTGCCGATTTTGATGCTTCGGAAAAAATGATCAACATGTTCATTAAAAGCATTCCTGCATTAAAAAAGAGAATGTTTACTCCAGCTTTAAGAATGGTAGTTTGTATTCCGTCCGGAATTACAGAGGTTGAAATGCGTGCTGTAAAAGAATCTTGTGAGCGTGTAAACGGAAAAGAAGTTTATTTGATTCACGAACCAATGGCCGCTGCAATCGGTATTGGAATCGATATCATGCAACCAAAAGGAAACATGATCGTAGATATCGGAGGTGGTACTACTGAAATCGCTGTTATCGCTTTAGGTGGAATTGTATGTGACAAATCTGTAAAAATTGCAGGTGACGTTTTCACAAATGACATCGTTTATTACATGCGTACACAGCACAACTTATTTGTTGGAGAAAGTACTGCTGAGAAAATCAAAATTCAAATTGGAGCTGCTATCGAAGATTTAGATGGTCCGCCAGAAGATATGTCAGTTCAGGGTAGAGATTTGCTTACAGGGAAACCAAAACAAGTAGATGTTTCTTACCGTGAGATTGCAAAAGCATTAGACAAATCTATTCAGCGTATTGAAGATGCGGTAATGGAAACATTATCTCAGACTCCGCCTGAGTTAGCTGCCGATATTTATAACACTGGTATTTATTTAGCTGGTGGAGGATCTATGTTGAGAGGTCTTGACAAACGTATCTCTCAAAAAACAGATTTACCAGTTTATATTGCAGAAGATCCATTAAGAGCTGTT